One genomic region from Athalia rosae chromosome 3, iyAthRosa1.1, whole genome shotgun sequence encodes:
- the LOC105686706 gene encoding dual specificity mitogen-activated protein kinase kinase 4 isoform X9 yields the protein MAENQGNSSHQISQGAGRNFFQRLDFLSNSDIQNELSEKRQTLKINLGSGSLSFSNSTNSTHSISTSMSACQPLPSSRPSLPLPLPKLPIRPRPAAQQEFLPDKAREKLRMCQSMQSTGKLQLSPDTIYDFTSEDLQDLGEIGRGGFGTVNKMIHRISNTVMAVKRIRSTVDEREQKQLLMDLEVVMKSNECPCIVQFYGALFKEGDCWICMELMDTSLDKFYKFIYERLNERIPESILGKITVATVKALNYLKEKLKIIHRDVKPSNILLDRRGNIKLCDFGISGQLVDSIARTRDAGCRPYMAPERIDPQRARGYDVRSDVWSLGITLMEVATGFFPYPKWNSVFEQLYQVVQGDPPRLSPNENGNRFTMDFVNFVNTCLIKEETQRPKYNKLLEHPFIRKGEEATIDVAAYVSGVLDSMTNNGVTPFTTNQP from the exons ATGGCAGAAAATCAAGGAAATTCTTCACATCAAATAAGCCAAG GGGCTGGACGAAACTTCTTTCAACGATTGGATTTCTTATCCAATAGCGATATTCAGAATGAATTGTCAG AGAAGAGGCAAACATTGAAGATTAATCTGGGATCTGGTAGTCTGTCTTTCTCAAATTCCACAAACTCGACCCACTCTATTTCCACTAGTATGTCAGCATGCCAGCCATTGCC GTCGTCTCGTCCTAGCTTGCCTCTACCCCTGCCAAAATTGCCAATCAGGCCTCGGCCGGCAGCACAGCAAGAATTTCTCCCAGATAAAGCTAG GGAAAAATTGCGGATGTGTCAATCCATGCAGAGCACGGGAAAGCTCCAATTATCTCCTGATACAATATACGACTTCACCAGCGAGGATTTACAAGACTTGGGAGAAATTGGGCGCGGAGGTTTTGGTACTGTAAATAAGATGATACATAGGATAAGCAATACAGTCATGGCTGTGAAG AGGATTCGCTCCACGGTAGATGAAAGAGAACAGAAGCAACTTTTAATGGATTTAGAAGTTGTCATGAAATCCAATGAGTGTCCCTGCATCGTGCAATTCTATGGAGCTTTATTTAAAGAG GGAGACTGTTGGATTTGCATGGAATTAATGGACACGTCTCTAGACAAATTCTACAAGTTTATATACGAGAGATTAAATGAAAGGATACCCGAAAGTATCCTGGGAAAAATAACAGTAGCTACAGTAAAGGCATTGAATTATCTCAAGGAGAAGCTCAAAATTATCCATCGTGATGTAAAACCTAGCAATATATTGCTGGACCGCCGTGGCAACATCAAACTTTGTGACTTTGGCATTTCTGGACAGTTAGTGGATTCTATTGCCCGAACACGAGATGCTGGTTGCAGGCCCTACATGGCT CCCGAAAGGATAGATCCTCAACGTGCAAGGGGTTACGACGTCAGAAGCGATGTTTGGTCGTTGGGTATAACGCTGATGGAAGTTGCCACTGGGTTTTTTCCATATCCCAAATGGAATTCTGTATTCGAACAGCTCTATCAGGTTGTGCAGGGAGATCCTCCGCGCCTTTCTCCCAACGAGAATGGGAATCGTTTCACTATGgattttgtgaattttgtgAACACATG TTTGATTAAGGAAGAAACCCAGCGTCCGAAGTACAACAAGTTACTCGAGCATCCGTTCATAAGGAAAGGCGAAGAGGCAACGATAGACGTAGCTGCATATGTCAGCGGAGTCTTAGACAGTATGACCAATAACGGGGTGACACCGTTCACCACTAACCAGCCTTAA
- the LOC105686706 gene encoding dual specificity mitogen-activated protein kinase kinase 4 isoform X8, translating to MAENQGNSSHQISQGAGRNFFQRLDFLSNSDIQNELSAEKRQTLKINLGSGSLSFSNSTNSTHSISTSMSACQPLPLPLPLPKLPIRPRPAAQQEFLPDKAREKLRMCQSMQSTGKLQLSPDTIYDFTSEDLQDLGEIGRGGFGTVNKMIHRISNTVMAVKRIRSTVDEREQKQLLMDLEVVMKSNECPCIVQFYGALFKEGDCWICMELMDTSLDKFYKFIYERLNERIPESILGKITVATVKALNYLKEKLKIIHRDVKPSNILLDRRGNIKLCDFGISGQLVDSIARTRDAGCRPYMAPERIDPQRARGYDVRSDVWSLGITLMEVATGFFPYPKWNSVFEQLYQVVQGDPPRLSPNENGNRFTMDFVNFVNTCLIKEETQRPKYNKLLEHPFIRKGEEATIDVAAYVSGVLDSMTNNGVTPFTTNQP from the exons ATGGCAGAAAATCAAGGAAATTCTTCACATCAAATAAGCCAAG GGGCTGGACGAAACTTCTTTCAACGATTGGATTTCTTATCCAATAGCGATATTCAGAATGAATTGTCAG CAGAGAAGAGGCAAACATTGAAGATTAATCTGGGATCTGGTAGTCTGTCTTTCTCAAATTCCACAAACTCGACCCACTCTATTTCCACTAGTATGTCAGCATGCCAGCCATTGCC CTTGCCTCTACCCCTGCCAAAATTGCCAATCAGGCCTCGGCCGGCAGCACAGCAAGAATTTCTCCCAGATAAAGCTAG GGAAAAATTGCGGATGTGTCAATCCATGCAGAGCACGGGAAAGCTCCAATTATCTCCTGATACAATATACGACTTCACCAGCGAGGATTTACAAGACTTGGGAGAAATTGGGCGCGGAGGTTTTGGTACTGTAAATAAGATGATACATAGGATAAGCAATACAGTCATGGCTGTGAAG AGGATTCGCTCCACGGTAGATGAAAGAGAACAGAAGCAACTTTTAATGGATTTAGAAGTTGTCATGAAATCCAATGAGTGTCCCTGCATCGTGCAATTCTATGGAGCTTTATTTAAAGAG GGAGACTGTTGGATTTGCATGGAATTAATGGACACGTCTCTAGACAAATTCTACAAGTTTATATACGAGAGATTAAATGAAAGGATACCCGAAAGTATCCTGGGAAAAATAACAGTAGCTACAGTAAAGGCATTGAATTATCTCAAGGAGAAGCTCAAAATTATCCATCGTGATGTAAAACCTAGCAATATATTGCTGGACCGCCGTGGCAACATCAAACTTTGTGACTTTGGCATTTCTGGACAGTTAGTGGATTCTATTGCCCGAACACGAGATGCTGGTTGCAGGCCCTACATGGCT CCCGAAAGGATAGATCCTCAACGTGCAAGGGGTTACGACGTCAGAAGCGATGTTTGGTCGTTGGGTATAACGCTGATGGAAGTTGCCACTGGGTTTTTTCCATATCCCAAATGGAATTCTGTATTCGAACAGCTCTATCAGGTTGTGCAGGGAGATCCTCCGCGCCTTTCTCCCAACGAGAATGGGAATCGTTTCACTATGgattttgtgaattttgtgAACACATG TTTGATTAAGGAAGAAACCCAGCGTCCGAAGTACAACAAGTTACTCGAGCATCCGTTCATAAGGAAAGGCGAAGAGGCAACGATAGACGTAGCTGCATATGTCAGCGGAGTCTTAGACAGTATGACCAATAACGGGGTGACACCGTTCACCACTAACCAGCCTTAA
- the LOC105686706 gene encoding dual specificity mitogen-activated protein kinase kinase 4 isoform X6: MAENQGNSSHQISQGAGRNFFQRLDFLSNSDIQNELSAEKRQTLKINLGSGSLSFSNSTNSTHSISTSMSACQPLPSSRPSLPLPLPKLPIRPRPAAQQEFLPDKAREKLRMCQSMQSTGKLQLSPDTIYDFTSEDLQDLGEIGRGGFGTVNKMIHRISNTVMAVKRIRSTVDEREQKQLLMDLEVVMKSNECPCIVQFYGALFKEGDCWICMELMDTSLDKFYKFIYERLNERIPESILGKITVATVKALNYLKEKLKIIHRDVKPSNILLDRRGNIKLCDFGISGQLVDSIARTRDAGCRPYMAPERIDPQRARGYDVRSDVWSLGITLMEVATGFFPYPKWNSVFEQLYQVVQGDPPRLSPNENGNRFTMDFVNFVNTCLIKEETQRPKYNKLLEHPFIRKGEEATIDVAAYVSGVLDSMTNNGVTPFTTNQP; encoded by the exons ATGGCAGAAAATCAAGGAAATTCTTCACATCAAATAAGCCAAG GGGCTGGACGAAACTTCTTTCAACGATTGGATTTCTTATCCAATAGCGATATTCAGAATGAATTGTCAG CAGAGAAGAGGCAAACATTGAAGATTAATCTGGGATCTGGTAGTCTGTCTTTCTCAAATTCCACAAACTCGACCCACTCTATTTCCACTAGTATGTCAGCATGCCAGCCATTGCC GTCGTCTCGTCCTAGCTTGCCTCTACCCCTGCCAAAATTGCCAATCAGGCCTCGGCCGGCAGCACAGCAAGAATTTCTCCCAGATAAAGCTAG GGAAAAATTGCGGATGTGTCAATCCATGCAGAGCACGGGAAAGCTCCAATTATCTCCTGATACAATATACGACTTCACCAGCGAGGATTTACAAGACTTGGGAGAAATTGGGCGCGGAGGTTTTGGTACTGTAAATAAGATGATACATAGGATAAGCAATACAGTCATGGCTGTGAAG AGGATTCGCTCCACGGTAGATGAAAGAGAACAGAAGCAACTTTTAATGGATTTAGAAGTTGTCATGAAATCCAATGAGTGTCCCTGCATCGTGCAATTCTATGGAGCTTTATTTAAAGAG GGAGACTGTTGGATTTGCATGGAATTAATGGACACGTCTCTAGACAAATTCTACAAGTTTATATACGAGAGATTAAATGAAAGGATACCCGAAAGTATCCTGGGAAAAATAACAGTAGCTACAGTAAAGGCATTGAATTATCTCAAGGAGAAGCTCAAAATTATCCATCGTGATGTAAAACCTAGCAATATATTGCTGGACCGCCGTGGCAACATCAAACTTTGTGACTTTGGCATTTCTGGACAGTTAGTGGATTCTATTGCCCGAACACGAGATGCTGGTTGCAGGCCCTACATGGCT CCCGAAAGGATAGATCCTCAACGTGCAAGGGGTTACGACGTCAGAAGCGATGTTTGGTCGTTGGGTATAACGCTGATGGAAGTTGCCACTGGGTTTTTTCCATATCCCAAATGGAATTCTGTATTCGAACAGCTCTATCAGGTTGTGCAGGGAGATCCTCCGCGCCTTTCTCCCAACGAGAATGGGAATCGTTTCACTATGgattttgtgaattttgtgAACACATG TTTGATTAAGGAAGAAACCCAGCGTCCGAAGTACAACAAGTTACTCGAGCATCCGTTCATAAGGAAAGGCGAAGAGGCAACGATAGACGTAGCTGCATATGTCAGCGGAGTCTTAGACAGTATGACCAATAACGGGGTGACACCGTTCACCACTAACCAGCCTTAA
- the LOC105686706 gene encoding dual specificity mitogen-activated protein kinase kinase 4 isoform X4: MAENQGNSSHQISQGAGRNFFQRLDFLSNSDIQNELSAEKRQTLKINLGSGSLSFSNSTNSTHSISTSMSACQPLPSSRPSLPLPLPKLPIRPRPAAQQEFLPDKARYYSREKLRMCQSMQSTGKLQLSPDTIYDFTSEDLQDLGEIGRGGFGTVNKMIHRISNTVMAVKRIRSTVDEREQKQLLMDLEVVMKSNECPCIVQFYGALFKEGDCWICMELMDTSLDKFYKFIYERLNERIPESILGKITVATVKALNYLKEKLKIIHRDVKPSNILLDRRGNIKLCDFGISGQLVDSIARTRDAGCRPYMAPERIDPQRARGYDVRSDVWSLGITLMEVATGFFPYPKWNSVFEQLYQVVQGDPPRLSPNENGNRFTMDFVNFVNTCLIKEETQRPKYNKLLEHPFIRKGEEATIDVAAYVSGVLDSMTNNGVTPFTTNQP, translated from the exons ATGGCAGAAAATCAAGGAAATTCTTCACATCAAATAAGCCAAG GGGCTGGACGAAACTTCTTTCAACGATTGGATTTCTTATCCAATAGCGATATTCAGAATGAATTGTCAG CAGAGAAGAGGCAAACATTGAAGATTAATCTGGGATCTGGTAGTCTGTCTTTCTCAAATTCCACAAACTCGACCCACTCTATTTCCACTAGTATGTCAGCATGCCAGCCATTGCC GTCGTCTCGTCCTAGCTTGCCTCTACCCCTGCCAAAATTGCCAATCAGGCCTCGGCCGGCAGCACAGCAAGAATTTCTCCCAGATAAAGCTAG GTATTATTCCAGGGAAAAATTGCGGATGTGTCAATCCATGCAGAGCACGGGAAAGCTCCAATTATCTCCTGATACAATATACGACTTCACCAGCGAGGATTTACAAGACTTGGGAGAAATTGGGCGCGGAGGTTTTGGTACTGTAAATAAGATGATACATAGGATAAGCAATACAGTCATGGCTGTGAAG AGGATTCGCTCCACGGTAGATGAAAGAGAACAGAAGCAACTTTTAATGGATTTAGAAGTTGTCATGAAATCCAATGAGTGTCCCTGCATCGTGCAATTCTATGGAGCTTTATTTAAAGAG GGAGACTGTTGGATTTGCATGGAATTAATGGACACGTCTCTAGACAAATTCTACAAGTTTATATACGAGAGATTAAATGAAAGGATACCCGAAAGTATCCTGGGAAAAATAACAGTAGCTACAGTAAAGGCATTGAATTATCTCAAGGAGAAGCTCAAAATTATCCATCGTGATGTAAAACCTAGCAATATATTGCTGGACCGCCGTGGCAACATCAAACTTTGTGACTTTGGCATTTCTGGACAGTTAGTGGATTCTATTGCCCGAACACGAGATGCTGGTTGCAGGCCCTACATGGCT CCCGAAAGGATAGATCCTCAACGTGCAAGGGGTTACGACGTCAGAAGCGATGTTTGGTCGTTGGGTATAACGCTGATGGAAGTTGCCACTGGGTTTTTTCCATATCCCAAATGGAATTCTGTATTCGAACAGCTCTATCAGGTTGTGCAGGGAGATCCTCCGCGCCTTTCTCCCAACGAGAATGGGAATCGTTTCACTATGgattttgtgaattttgtgAACACATG TTTGATTAAGGAAGAAACCCAGCGTCCGAAGTACAACAAGTTACTCGAGCATCCGTTCATAAGGAAAGGCGAAGAGGCAACGATAGACGTAGCTGCATATGTCAGCGGAGTCTTAGACAGTATGACCAATAACGGGGTGACACCGTTCACCACTAACCAGCCTTAA
- the LOC105686706 gene encoding dual specificity mitogen-activated protein kinase kinase 4 isoform X1 gives MAENQGNSSHQISQGAGRNFFQRLDFLSNSDIQNELSAEKRQTLKINLGSGSLSFSNSTNSTHSISTSMSACQPLPSSRPSLPLPLPKLPIRPRPAAQQEFLPDKASKPGQMRYYSREKLRMCQSMQSTGKLQLSPDTIYDFTSEDLQDLGEIGRGGFGTVNKMIHRISNTVMAVKRIRSTVDEREQKQLLMDLEVVMKSNECPCIVQFYGALFKEGDCWICMELMDTSLDKFYKFIYERLNERIPESILGKITVATVKALNYLKEKLKIIHRDVKPSNILLDRRGNIKLCDFGISGQLVDSIARTRDAGCRPYMAPERIDPQRARGYDVRSDVWSLGITLMEVATGFFPYPKWNSVFEQLYQVVQGDPPRLSPNENGNRFTMDFVNFVNTCLIKEETQRPKYNKLLEHPFIRKGEEATIDVAAYVSGVLDSMTNNGVTPFTTNQP, from the exons ATGGCAGAAAATCAAGGAAATTCTTCACATCAAATAAGCCAAG GGGCTGGACGAAACTTCTTTCAACGATTGGATTTCTTATCCAATAGCGATATTCAGAATGAATTGTCAG CAGAGAAGAGGCAAACATTGAAGATTAATCTGGGATCTGGTAGTCTGTCTTTCTCAAATTCCACAAACTCGACCCACTCTATTTCCACTAGTATGTCAGCATGCCAGCCATTGCC GTCGTCTCGTCCTAGCTTGCCTCTACCCCTGCCAAAATTGCCAATCAGGCCTCGGCCGGCAGCACAGCAAGAATTTCTCCCAGATAAAGCTAG TAAACCTGGGCAAATGAGGTATTATTCCAGGGAAAAATTGCGGATGTGTCAATCCATGCAGAGCACGGGAAAGCTCCAATTATCTCCTGATACAATATACGACTTCACCAGCGAGGATTTACAAGACTTGGGAGAAATTGGGCGCGGAGGTTTTGGTACTGTAAATAAGATGATACATAGGATAAGCAATACAGTCATGGCTGTGAAG AGGATTCGCTCCACGGTAGATGAAAGAGAACAGAAGCAACTTTTAATGGATTTAGAAGTTGTCATGAAATCCAATGAGTGTCCCTGCATCGTGCAATTCTATGGAGCTTTATTTAAAGAG GGAGACTGTTGGATTTGCATGGAATTAATGGACACGTCTCTAGACAAATTCTACAAGTTTATATACGAGAGATTAAATGAAAGGATACCCGAAAGTATCCTGGGAAAAATAACAGTAGCTACAGTAAAGGCATTGAATTATCTCAAGGAGAAGCTCAAAATTATCCATCGTGATGTAAAACCTAGCAATATATTGCTGGACCGCCGTGGCAACATCAAACTTTGTGACTTTGGCATTTCTGGACAGTTAGTGGATTCTATTGCCCGAACACGAGATGCTGGTTGCAGGCCCTACATGGCT CCCGAAAGGATAGATCCTCAACGTGCAAGGGGTTACGACGTCAGAAGCGATGTTTGGTCGTTGGGTATAACGCTGATGGAAGTTGCCACTGGGTTTTTTCCATATCCCAAATGGAATTCTGTATTCGAACAGCTCTATCAGGTTGTGCAGGGAGATCCTCCGCGCCTTTCTCCCAACGAGAATGGGAATCGTTTCACTATGgattttgtgaattttgtgAACACATG TTTGATTAAGGAAGAAACCCAGCGTCCGAAGTACAACAAGTTACTCGAGCATCCGTTCATAAGGAAAGGCGAAGAGGCAACGATAGACGTAGCTGCATATGTCAGCGGAGTCTTAGACAGTATGACCAATAACGGGGTGACACCGTTCACCACTAACCAGCCTTAA
- the LOC105686706 gene encoding dual specificity mitogen-activated protein kinase kinase 4 isoform X5 encodes MAENQGNSSHQISQGAGRNFFQRLDFLSNSDIQNELSEKRQTLKINLGSGSLSFSNSTNSTHSISTSMSACQPLPLPLPLPKLPIRPRPAAQQEFLPDKASKPGQMRYYSREKLRMCQSMQSTGKLQLSPDTIYDFTSEDLQDLGEIGRGGFGTVNKMIHRISNTVMAVKRIRSTVDEREQKQLLMDLEVVMKSNECPCIVQFYGALFKEGDCWICMELMDTSLDKFYKFIYERLNERIPESILGKITVATVKALNYLKEKLKIIHRDVKPSNILLDRRGNIKLCDFGISGQLVDSIARTRDAGCRPYMAPERIDPQRARGYDVRSDVWSLGITLMEVATGFFPYPKWNSVFEQLYQVVQGDPPRLSPNENGNRFTMDFVNFVNTCLIKEETQRPKYNKLLEHPFIRKGEEATIDVAAYVSGVLDSMTNNGVTPFTTNQP; translated from the exons ATGGCAGAAAATCAAGGAAATTCTTCACATCAAATAAGCCAAG GGGCTGGACGAAACTTCTTTCAACGATTGGATTTCTTATCCAATAGCGATATTCAGAATGAATTGTCAG AGAAGAGGCAAACATTGAAGATTAATCTGGGATCTGGTAGTCTGTCTTTCTCAAATTCCACAAACTCGACCCACTCTATTTCCACTAGTATGTCAGCATGCCAGCCATTGCC CTTGCCTCTACCCCTGCCAAAATTGCCAATCAGGCCTCGGCCGGCAGCACAGCAAGAATTTCTCCCAGATAAAGCTAG TAAACCTGGGCAAATGAGGTATTATTCCAGGGAAAAATTGCGGATGTGTCAATCCATGCAGAGCACGGGAAAGCTCCAATTATCTCCTGATACAATATACGACTTCACCAGCGAGGATTTACAAGACTTGGGAGAAATTGGGCGCGGAGGTTTTGGTACTGTAAATAAGATGATACATAGGATAAGCAATACAGTCATGGCTGTGAAG AGGATTCGCTCCACGGTAGATGAAAGAGAACAGAAGCAACTTTTAATGGATTTAGAAGTTGTCATGAAATCCAATGAGTGTCCCTGCATCGTGCAATTCTATGGAGCTTTATTTAAAGAG GGAGACTGTTGGATTTGCATGGAATTAATGGACACGTCTCTAGACAAATTCTACAAGTTTATATACGAGAGATTAAATGAAAGGATACCCGAAAGTATCCTGGGAAAAATAACAGTAGCTACAGTAAAGGCATTGAATTATCTCAAGGAGAAGCTCAAAATTATCCATCGTGATGTAAAACCTAGCAATATATTGCTGGACCGCCGTGGCAACATCAAACTTTGTGACTTTGGCATTTCTGGACAGTTAGTGGATTCTATTGCCCGAACACGAGATGCTGGTTGCAGGCCCTACATGGCT CCCGAAAGGATAGATCCTCAACGTGCAAGGGGTTACGACGTCAGAAGCGATGTTTGGTCGTTGGGTATAACGCTGATGGAAGTTGCCACTGGGTTTTTTCCATATCCCAAATGGAATTCTGTATTCGAACAGCTCTATCAGGTTGTGCAGGGAGATCCTCCGCGCCTTTCTCCCAACGAGAATGGGAATCGTTTCACTATGgattttgtgaattttgtgAACACATG TTTGATTAAGGAAGAAACCCAGCGTCCGAAGTACAACAAGTTACTCGAGCATCCGTTCATAAGGAAAGGCGAAGAGGCAACGATAGACGTAGCTGCATATGTCAGCGGAGTCTTAGACAGTATGACCAATAACGGGGTGACACCGTTCACCACTAACCAGCCTTAA
- the LOC105686706 gene encoding dual specificity mitogen-activated protein kinase kinase 4 isoform X3 has translation MAENQGNSSHQISQGAGRNFFQRLDFLSNSDIQNELSAEKRQTLKINLGSGSLSFSNSTNSTHSISTSMSACQPLPLPLPLPKLPIRPRPAAQQEFLPDKASKPGQMRYYSREKLRMCQSMQSTGKLQLSPDTIYDFTSEDLQDLGEIGRGGFGTVNKMIHRISNTVMAVKRIRSTVDEREQKQLLMDLEVVMKSNECPCIVQFYGALFKEGDCWICMELMDTSLDKFYKFIYERLNERIPESILGKITVATVKALNYLKEKLKIIHRDVKPSNILLDRRGNIKLCDFGISGQLVDSIARTRDAGCRPYMAPERIDPQRARGYDVRSDVWSLGITLMEVATGFFPYPKWNSVFEQLYQVVQGDPPRLSPNENGNRFTMDFVNFVNTCLIKEETQRPKYNKLLEHPFIRKGEEATIDVAAYVSGVLDSMTNNGVTPFTTNQP, from the exons ATGGCAGAAAATCAAGGAAATTCTTCACATCAAATAAGCCAAG GGGCTGGACGAAACTTCTTTCAACGATTGGATTTCTTATCCAATAGCGATATTCAGAATGAATTGTCAG CAGAGAAGAGGCAAACATTGAAGATTAATCTGGGATCTGGTAGTCTGTCTTTCTCAAATTCCACAAACTCGACCCACTCTATTTCCACTAGTATGTCAGCATGCCAGCCATTGCC CTTGCCTCTACCCCTGCCAAAATTGCCAATCAGGCCTCGGCCGGCAGCACAGCAAGAATTTCTCCCAGATAAAGCTAG TAAACCTGGGCAAATGAGGTATTATTCCAGGGAAAAATTGCGGATGTGTCAATCCATGCAGAGCACGGGAAAGCTCCAATTATCTCCTGATACAATATACGACTTCACCAGCGAGGATTTACAAGACTTGGGAGAAATTGGGCGCGGAGGTTTTGGTACTGTAAATAAGATGATACATAGGATAAGCAATACAGTCATGGCTGTGAAG AGGATTCGCTCCACGGTAGATGAAAGAGAACAGAAGCAACTTTTAATGGATTTAGAAGTTGTCATGAAATCCAATGAGTGTCCCTGCATCGTGCAATTCTATGGAGCTTTATTTAAAGAG GGAGACTGTTGGATTTGCATGGAATTAATGGACACGTCTCTAGACAAATTCTACAAGTTTATATACGAGAGATTAAATGAAAGGATACCCGAAAGTATCCTGGGAAAAATAACAGTAGCTACAGTAAAGGCATTGAATTATCTCAAGGAGAAGCTCAAAATTATCCATCGTGATGTAAAACCTAGCAATATATTGCTGGACCGCCGTGGCAACATCAAACTTTGTGACTTTGGCATTTCTGGACAGTTAGTGGATTCTATTGCCCGAACACGAGATGCTGGTTGCAGGCCCTACATGGCT CCCGAAAGGATAGATCCTCAACGTGCAAGGGGTTACGACGTCAGAAGCGATGTTTGGTCGTTGGGTATAACGCTGATGGAAGTTGCCACTGGGTTTTTTCCATATCCCAAATGGAATTCTGTATTCGAACAGCTCTATCAGGTTGTGCAGGGAGATCCTCCGCGCCTTTCTCCCAACGAGAATGGGAATCGTTTCACTATGgattttgtgaattttgtgAACACATG TTTGATTAAGGAAGAAACCCAGCGTCCGAAGTACAACAAGTTACTCGAGCATCCGTTCATAAGGAAAGGCGAAGAGGCAACGATAGACGTAGCTGCATATGTCAGCGGAGTCTTAGACAGTATGACCAATAACGGGGTGACACCGTTCACCACTAACCAGCCTTAA
- the LOC105686706 gene encoding dual specificity mitogen-activated protein kinase kinase 4 isoform X2, whose protein sequence is MAENQGNSSHQISQGAGRNFFQRLDFLSNSDIQNELSEKRQTLKINLGSGSLSFSNSTNSTHSISTSMSACQPLPSSRPSLPLPLPKLPIRPRPAAQQEFLPDKASKPGQMRYYSREKLRMCQSMQSTGKLQLSPDTIYDFTSEDLQDLGEIGRGGFGTVNKMIHRISNTVMAVKRIRSTVDEREQKQLLMDLEVVMKSNECPCIVQFYGALFKEGDCWICMELMDTSLDKFYKFIYERLNERIPESILGKITVATVKALNYLKEKLKIIHRDVKPSNILLDRRGNIKLCDFGISGQLVDSIARTRDAGCRPYMAPERIDPQRARGYDVRSDVWSLGITLMEVATGFFPYPKWNSVFEQLYQVVQGDPPRLSPNENGNRFTMDFVNFVNTCLIKEETQRPKYNKLLEHPFIRKGEEATIDVAAYVSGVLDSMTNNGVTPFTTNQP, encoded by the exons ATGGCAGAAAATCAAGGAAATTCTTCACATCAAATAAGCCAAG GGGCTGGACGAAACTTCTTTCAACGATTGGATTTCTTATCCAATAGCGATATTCAGAATGAATTGTCAG AGAAGAGGCAAACATTGAAGATTAATCTGGGATCTGGTAGTCTGTCTTTCTCAAATTCCACAAACTCGACCCACTCTATTTCCACTAGTATGTCAGCATGCCAGCCATTGCC GTCGTCTCGTCCTAGCTTGCCTCTACCCCTGCCAAAATTGCCAATCAGGCCTCGGCCGGCAGCACAGCAAGAATTTCTCCCAGATAAAGCTAG TAAACCTGGGCAAATGAGGTATTATTCCAGGGAAAAATTGCGGATGTGTCAATCCATGCAGAGCACGGGAAAGCTCCAATTATCTCCTGATACAATATACGACTTCACCAGCGAGGATTTACAAGACTTGGGAGAAATTGGGCGCGGAGGTTTTGGTACTGTAAATAAGATGATACATAGGATAAGCAATACAGTCATGGCTGTGAAG AGGATTCGCTCCACGGTAGATGAAAGAGAACAGAAGCAACTTTTAATGGATTTAGAAGTTGTCATGAAATCCAATGAGTGTCCCTGCATCGTGCAATTCTATGGAGCTTTATTTAAAGAG GGAGACTGTTGGATTTGCATGGAATTAATGGACACGTCTCTAGACAAATTCTACAAGTTTATATACGAGAGATTAAATGAAAGGATACCCGAAAGTATCCTGGGAAAAATAACAGTAGCTACAGTAAAGGCATTGAATTATCTCAAGGAGAAGCTCAAAATTATCCATCGTGATGTAAAACCTAGCAATATATTGCTGGACCGCCGTGGCAACATCAAACTTTGTGACTTTGGCATTTCTGGACAGTTAGTGGATTCTATTGCCCGAACACGAGATGCTGGTTGCAGGCCCTACATGGCT CCCGAAAGGATAGATCCTCAACGTGCAAGGGGTTACGACGTCAGAAGCGATGTTTGGTCGTTGGGTATAACGCTGATGGAAGTTGCCACTGGGTTTTTTCCATATCCCAAATGGAATTCTGTATTCGAACAGCTCTATCAGGTTGTGCAGGGAGATCCTCCGCGCCTTTCTCCCAACGAGAATGGGAATCGTTTCACTATGgattttgtgaattttgtgAACACATG TTTGATTAAGGAAGAAACCCAGCGTCCGAAGTACAACAAGTTACTCGAGCATCCGTTCATAAGGAAAGGCGAAGAGGCAACGATAGACGTAGCTGCATATGTCAGCGGAGTCTTAGACAGTATGACCAATAACGGGGTGACACCGTTCACCACTAACCAGCCTTAA